One region of Mangifera indica cultivar Alphonso chromosome 3, CATAS_Mindica_2.1, whole genome shotgun sequence genomic DNA includes:
- the LOC123211564 gene encoding F-box protein PP2-B10-like: MDMSVVLPEECLSQIISLTSPRDACRLSAVSSFFKSIAYSDAVWERFLPSDYEEVMSNSASLSRLSTCSSKKDLYFHLANKPIFINSSNMSFGLQKESGKTCCMFGAKAGISVTWGSISYWTWPSLPESRFPEVAELKPTCWFEVRGKIETKYLSPETTYAAYLVYKFADSRYGFDTRPVELSFYVDGMEEEERSKVLLDAQARAPNLPQDRGDGWMEIEMGEFYIKLGENGGVMYSLFDFDGFSRKQGLIIEGFELRPKGV; the protein is encoded by the exons atggACATGAGTGTTGTTCTTCCTGAAGAGTGCTTATCCCAGATCATCTCCCTTACATCTCCCAGAGATGCCTGCAGGTTATCAGCAGTgtcttcttttttcaaatccATTGCTTATTCTGATGCCGTTTGGGAGAGATTTCTGCCCTCAGATTACGAGGAAGTTATGTCAAATTCGGCCTCGTTGTCTCGATTGAGTACTTGCTCCTCCAAGAAGGATCTTTACTTTCATCTCGCAAATAAACCCATCTTCATCAACAGCAGCAATATG AGCTTTGGACTACAAAAAGAGAGTGGAAAAACATGTTGCATGTTTGGGGCAAAAGCAGGGATTTCTGTTACATGGGGAAGTATATCCTATTGGACATGGCCATCTCTACCAGAATCCAG GTTTCCTGAAGTAGCTGAACTAAAGCCTACTTGTTGGTTTGAAGTGAGGGGAAAGATAGAGACTAAATATTTGTCCCCTGAAACCACCTATGCAGCTTATCTGGTGTATAAGTTTGCTGACTCCAGATATGGATTTGACACAAGACCTGTAGAGCTGTCTTTCTATGTTGATGGAATGGAGGAGGAGGAAAGAAGTAAGGTATTGCTGGATGCTCAGGCAAGAGCACCGAACCTGCCTCAAGATCGAGGAGATGGGTGGATGGAGATTGAGATGGGTGAATTCTACATAAAGCTTGGAGAAAATGGAGGTGTAATGTATAGTCTGTTTGATTTTGATGGCTTCAGCAGGAAGCAGGGGCTGATTATAGAAGGATTTGAGCTGAGGCCTAAAGGTGTCtga